The following are encoded together in the Lactuca sativa cultivar Salinas chromosome 1, Lsat_Salinas_v11, whole genome shotgun sequence genome:
- the LOC111914907 gene encoding benzyl alcohol O-benzoyltransferase, with amino-acid sequence MAQRHTPLTFTVRRRAPELIRPAKPTPRELKPLSDIDDQEGLRFQIPVIQFYRSDPKMRNKNPASVIREALAKVLVFYYPFAGRLKEGPARKLMVDCTGEGVLFIEADADVTLKQFGDALQPPFPCLEELLYDVPGYGGVLDTPLLLIQVTRLLCGGFIFALRLNHTMSDAPGLVQFMTALGEMAQGAPAPSISPVWQRDLLFARDPPRVTCTHQEYEEVEDTKGTIIPLDDMAHKSFFFGPAEVAALRRFVPSHLKKCSTFEVLTACLWRCRTIALNPDPEEEMRIICIVNARAKFNPPLPTGYYGNGFAFPVAISSAGDLSKKPLGHALELVMKAKSDVNEEYMRSIADLMVIKNRPHFTVVRAYLVSDVTRAGFDVVDFGWGKAAYGGPAKGGVGAIPGVASFYIPFTNHKGESGIVVPVVLPSAAMKIFVHELDNMLAQDTNGQGHEEHKIFAFSRL; translated from the exons atgGCACAACGTCACACTCCATTGACCTTCACCGTCCGGAGACGTGCACCGGAGCTAATCCGACCGGCAAAACCTACGCCTCGAGAACTGAAGCCTCTCTCCGACATTGATGATCAAGAAGGGCTTCGGTTCCAGATCCCGGTGATCCAGTTTTATCGTTCGGATCCAAAAATGAGAAATAAGAACCCGGCGAGTGTGATCAGGGAGGCTCTGGCCAAAGTTCTGGTTTTCTACTATCCGTTTGCTGGCCGGCTCAAGGAAGGTCCGGCGAGGAAGTTGATGGTGGATTGCACCGGCGAGGGTGTGTTGTTTATCGAGGCGGATGCGGATGTTACGCTGAAGCAATTCGGAGATGCACTTCAGCCGCCGTTTCCTTGCTTGGAAGAGCTCCTTTATGATGTTCCTGGATATGGTGGAGTTCTCGATACACCATTGCTGTTGATTCAG GTGACACGATTATTATGTGGGGGTTTTATCTTCGCTCTACGACTAAACCACACAATGAGCGATGCACCCGGACTCGTACAATTTATGACGGCACTAGGCGAAATGGCACAGGGTGCACCAGCACCCTCCATATCACCTGTGTGGCAAAGGGACTTACTTTTCGCAAGAGACCCGCCACGAGTGACATGCACTCATCAAGAGTATGAAGAAGTGGAAGACACCAAGGGTACAATCATCCCACTAGATGACATGGCACATAAGTCATTCTTTTTCGGACCTGCTGAGGTGGCAGCTCTACGTAGATTTGTCCCATCACACCTAAAAAAATGTTCCACCTTTGAAGTCCTAACCGCTTGCCTCTGGCGTTGTCGTACCATCGCCCTAAACCCTGATCCTGAAGAGGAAATGCGAATTATTTGCATAGTCAACGCACGTGCCAAATTCAACCCGCCACTTCCAACCGGATACTACGGAAACGGATTCGCGTTTCCGGTCGCCATTTCCAGTGCGGGAGATCTATCAAAAAAACCGTTAGGGCACGCGTTAGAGCTTGTGATGAAGGCTAAGTCTGATGTCAATGAAGAGTACATGAGATCAATCGCTGATTTAATGGTTATTAAAAACCGACCCCACTTTACTGTTGTTCGAGCGTACCTTGTATCCGATGTGACACGCGCTGGATTCGATGTGGTTGACTTTGGGTGGGGGAAGGCGGCTTATGGTGGGCCTGCTAAAGGTGGAGTGGGTGCCATACCTGGTGTTGCCAGTTTTTATATACCGTTTACAAACCATAAGGGGGAATCTGGAATTGTGGTGCCTGTGGTTTTACCAAGTGCGGCAATGAAGATATTTGTTCACGAGTTAGATAACATGTTGGCGCAAGACACCAACGGTCAAGGACACGAAGAACACAAGATATTTGCTTTTTCCCGTTTATAA